The Streptomonospora litoralis genome window below encodes:
- a CDS encoding penicillin acylase family protein, whose protein sequence is MAGTRTRFRRWSLVALSVVAVLAVAVAGTGFWAVQRAFPEVAGEIELPALEGEATVYRDAHGIPQIYADTPEDLFRAQGFVDAQDRFWQMHFNRMTTAGRLAELFGEQQVETDVYLRTMGWRRVAEREYKLLQPDTRAYLDAYSEGVNAYLDRRDGGELGLEFAVLGVLAPDHEVQKWTPVDSLAWLKAMAWDLRGNMQHETERAALLASGIERERVEELYPPYPEEEHPPIVGGGEIRNGRFHADLGTGTGTDTGGTGDAALPPQRAAEMLAEVDAGLERIPPMLGPDSPGLGSNSWVVSGEHTESGLPLLANDPHLGAQMPSVWHQTGLHCTEVTAECPFDVTGFGFAGLPGVVIGHNADIAWGFTNLGPDVADLYLERIEGGAAIVDGEPEPLTTREETVSVAGGEDVTFTVRSTRHGPLLSDARAGLELREIGAHPPVGTDGEPADRPAEASGDGYGVALSWTALEPGTTADSIFELNAADDFASFREAARAFEVPAQNLVYADTEGNIAYQAPGTIPVRGKGDGRWPAPGWDSDYDWQGTVPFDELPVVQNPESGYIVTANQAAVGTDYAHLLTHDWAYGYRSARIGTLLDEAVERGGLTTADMADIQMDNENSGARAVVPHLLDADVSGTAARARDLLADWDFQQDADSAAAAFYNAVWAHLLDVVFDELGPDHAIDAGSRSWLVVDRLLDEPGSPWWEGGAEGGRDAVLAEAMQRAADELTERLGGDPAEWRWGDLHTLTVTHPSLGTSGIGPVEWLFNGTPVAASGGDSTVNATGWEHTEGYAVTTVPSMRMAIDMGDLDAARWIDLTGPSGHAFHPHRQDQTPLWARGETVPMPFTREAVEGGAEDVLTLRPAE, encoded by the coding sequence ATGGCGGGAACTAGAACACGTTTCAGGCGGTGGTCGCTGGTCGCGCTCTCCGTGGTGGCGGTCCTGGCGGTCGCCGTCGCGGGTACCGGTTTCTGGGCGGTGCAGAGAGCCTTCCCCGAAGTGGCGGGGGAGATCGAACTGCCCGCCCTGGAGGGCGAGGCGACCGTCTACCGCGACGCACACGGCATCCCGCAGATCTACGCCGACACGCCTGAAGACCTGTTCCGGGCCCAAGGCTTCGTCGACGCTCAGGACCGGTTCTGGCAGATGCACTTCAACCGGATGACCACGGCCGGGCGCCTGGCCGAGCTGTTCGGCGAGCAGCAGGTGGAGACCGACGTCTACCTGCGCACCATGGGCTGGCGGCGCGTCGCCGAGCGGGAGTACAAACTGCTGCAGCCCGACACCCGCGCCTACCTCGACGCCTACTCCGAAGGCGTCAACGCCTACCTCGACCGGCGCGACGGCGGTGAGCTCGGGCTGGAGTTCGCCGTGCTGGGGGTGCTCGCCCCCGACCACGAGGTGCAGAAGTGGACCCCCGTCGACAGCCTGGCCTGGCTCAAGGCGATGGCCTGGGACCTGCGCGGCAACATGCAGCACGAGACCGAGCGGGCCGCGCTGCTGGCGTCCGGCATCGAGCGCGAGCGCGTCGAGGAGCTCTACCCGCCCTACCCCGAAGAGGAGCACCCGCCCATCGTCGGCGGCGGCGAGATCCGCAACGGGCGGTTCCACGCCGACCTGGGCACTGGCACCGGAACCGACACGGGCGGCACCGGCGACGCGGCCCTGCCGCCGCAGCGGGCCGCCGAGATGCTGGCCGAGGTCGACGCCGGGCTGGAGCGGATCCCGCCGATGCTGGGGCCCGACTCCCCCGGCCTGGGCTCCAACTCCTGGGTGGTCTCCGGCGAGCACACCGAGTCCGGGTTGCCGCTGCTGGCCAACGACCCGCACCTGGGCGCGCAGATGCCGTCCGTGTGGCACCAGACCGGCCTGCACTGCACCGAGGTCACCGCCGAATGCCCCTTCGACGTGACCGGATTCGGATTCGCCGGGCTGCCCGGAGTGGTCATCGGCCACAACGCCGACATCGCGTGGGGATTCACCAACCTCGGACCCGACGTGGCCGACCTCTACCTGGAGCGCATCGAGGGCGGCGCGGCCATCGTCGACGGCGAACCCGAGCCGCTGACCACCCGCGAGGAGACCGTTTCCGTGGCGGGAGGCGAGGACGTCACCTTCACCGTCCGCTCCACGCGCCACGGCCCCCTGCTGTCGGATGCCCGCGCGGGACTCGAACTGCGCGAGATCGGCGCCCACCCGCCCGTCGGCACCGACGGCGAGCCCGCCGACCGGCCGGCCGAGGCGTCCGGCGACGGCTACGGCGTCGCGCTGAGCTGGACCGCGCTGGAACCCGGCACCACCGCCGACTCGATCTTCGAGCTGAACGCCGCCGACGACTTCGCGTCCTTCCGCGAGGCCGCACGCGCCTTCGAGGTACCGGCGCAGAACCTCGTCTACGCCGATACCGAGGGCAACATCGCCTACCAGGCGCCCGGCACGATCCCCGTCCGCGGCAAGGGGGACGGCCGTTGGCCCGCACCCGGGTGGGATTCCGACTACGACTGGCAGGGCACCGTCCCCTTCGACGAACTGCCCGTGGTGCAAAACCCCGAGTCCGGCTACATCGTGACCGCCAACCAGGCCGCCGTCGGCACCGACTACGCGCACCTGCTCACCCACGACTGGGCCTACGGCTACCGCTCCGCCCGCATCGGCACCCTGCTCGACGAGGCGGTGGAGCGGGGCGGGCTGACCACCGCCGACATGGCCGACATCCAGATGGACAACGAGAACAGCGGGGCCCGCGCCGTCGTGCCCCACCTGCTGGATGCCGACGTCTCGGGCACCGCCGCCCGGGCGCGGGACCTGCTGGCCGACTGGGACTTCCAGCAGGACGCCGACTCCGCGGCGGCCGCGTTCTACAACGCCGTGTGGGCCCACCTGCTCGACGTCGTCTTCGACGAACTCGGCCCCGACCACGCGATCGATGCCGGCTCGCGCTCCTGGCTAGTCGTGGACCGGCTGCTGGACGAGCCCGGATCCCCGTGGTGGGAGGGGGGCGCCGAAGGCGGCCGCGACGCCGTGCTCGCCGAGGCCATGCAGCGGGCCGCCGACGAGCTGACCGAGCGCCTCGGCGGCGACCCCGCCGAATGGCGCTGGGGCGACCTGCACACCCTGACCGTGACCCACCCCTCACTGGGGACATCGGGAATCGGCCCCGTCGAGTGGCTGTTCAACGGCACCCCCGTGGCCGCATCCGGTGGCGACAGCACCGTCAACGCCACCGGCTGGGAGCACACCGAGGGCTACGCCGTGACGACCGTGCCGTCCATGCGGATGGCGATCGACATGGGCGACCTGGACGCCGCCAGATGGATCGACCTCACCGGCCCCTCCGGCCACGCCTTCCACCCGCACCGCCAGGACCAGACGCCGCTGTGGGCGCGCGGCGAGACAGTGCCCATGCCGTTCACACGCGAGGCCGTCGAGGGCGGTGCCGAAGACGTGCTCACCCTGCGGCCCGCCGAGTGA
- a CDS encoding nucleotidyltransferase domain-containing protein — protein MKHSSAEFARIAEQGTILRCQVGSGVHGITVADQDDRDEMGICVEPPEYVIGLGSFEQYIYRTRPEGVRSGPGDLDLTVYSLRKWMRLALDGNPTVLLPLFVPEREITEITDLGRELRGAAGRILSRRVGHRFLGYLCAQRDSLLGRRGGRHTNRPELVELHGFDTKFAYHMVRLGVQGVELLETGRLTLPMPEPWATWLRELRRGEHTRQEALEAAADLEDRLTALLTAAHLAEAPQSAWADTWLVDAYQRHWRSRAALAAAGR, from the coding sequence ATGAAGCACTCCAGCGCCGAATTCGCACGCATCGCCGAGCAGGGCACCATCCTGCGGTGCCAGGTCGGGTCGGGCGTGCACGGCATCACCGTGGCCGACCAGGACGACCGCGACGAGATGGGCATCTGCGTGGAGCCGCCGGAGTACGTGATCGGCCTGGGCTCCTTCGAGCAGTACATCTACCGGACGCGGCCCGAAGGGGTGCGCTCGGGTCCCGGCGATCTCGACCTGACGGTCTACTCGCTGCGCAAATGGATGCGGCTGGCGCTCGACGGCAATCCGACGGTGCTGCTGCCGCTGTTCGTGCCCGAGCGGGAGATCACCGAGATCACCGACCTGGGCCGCGAACTGCGTGGCGCGGCCGGGCGCATACTCTCCCGCCGGGTGGGCCACCGCTTCCTGGGCTACCTGTGCGCCCAGCGCGACAGCCTGCTCGGCAGGCGCGGCGGACGCCACACCAACCGGCCCGAACTCGTGGAGCTGCACGGCTTCGACACGAAGTTCGCTTACCACATGGTCCGGCTGGGTGTGCAGGGCGTCGAGCTGCTGGAGACGGGGCGGCTGACGCTGCCGATGCCCGAGCCGTGGGCGACGTGGCTGCGCGAGCTGCGCCGGGGCGAGCACACCCGCCAGGAGGCCCTGGAGGCGGCCGCCGACCTGGAGGACCGGCTGACCGCGCTGCTGACCGCCGCCCATCTCGCGGAGGCACCGCAGAGCGCGTGGGCGGACACGTGGTTGGTGGACGCCTACCAGCGGCACTGGCGCTCGCGGGCGGCACTGGCTGCTGCCGGCCGCTGA
- a CDS encoding SelT/SelW/SelH family protein: MTTATPRLEIEYCTQCRWLLRGAWTAQELLTTFQDELGEVALIPGTGGVFEIRLDGEPLYSRAQQKGFPELAELKRLVRDRIAPQRSLGHSERRSDRA, translated from the coding sequence ATGACCACCGCGACGCCCCGCCTGGAGATCGAGTACTGCACGCAGTGCCGCTGGCTGCTGCGCGGCGCTTGGACGGCGCAGGAGCTGCTGACCACCTTCCAGGACGAGCTGGGAGAGGTGGCGCTGATACCGGGTACCGGCGGAGTATTCGAGATCCGCCTCGACGGCGAACCGCTGTACTCGCGCGCGCAGCAGAAGGGTTTTCCCGAACTGGCCGAGCTCAAGCGGCTGGTGCGCGACCGGATCGCGCCACAGCGCAGCCTGGGGCACTCCGAACGGCGCAGCGACCGGGCATGA
- a CDS encoding LLM class flavin-dependent oxidoreductase codes for MSVPISLLDLAHISEGMTARDSLDASLALAKSADGLGYRRIWYAEHHNMSTIASSATSVLIAHIAAHTERIRLGAGGVMLPNHAPLTIAEQFGTLATLHPGRIDLGLGRAPGSDQNTMRALRRDPSAADTFPQDVVELQGYLTGESRIPGVDAIPGKGTDVPLYILGSSLFGAKLAAALGLPYSFASHFAPAALEDAVAAYRREFTPSERHSEPYVIAGVNATAADTSEQAAEESRLAKRRMAQQLLGRGRTLTAEQADAALDSPAGRQVMQMATYSAVGDPAEVGEYLEWFAGHAHADELIVAPQAGSLDGRLRTLELVAKAMDLPAD; via the coding sequence GTGTCCGTCCCGATCTCCCTGCTCGATCTGGCGCACATCTCCGAGGGCATGACCGCCCGCGACAGTCTCGACGCCAGCCTGGCCCTGGCCAAGAGCGCCGACGGGCTGGGATACCGGCGGATCTGGTACGCCGAGCACCACAACATGTCCACCATCGCCTCGTCGGCCACCAGCGTGCTCATCGCCCACATCGCGGCACACACCGAGCGGATCAGGCTTGGCGCGGGCGGCGTCATGCTGCCCAACCACGCGCCGCTGACCATCGCCGAGCAGTTCGGCACCCTCGCCACGCTGCACCCCGGCCGGATCGACCTCGGCCTGGGCCGCGCCCCCGGCAGCGACCAGAACACGATGCGGGCGCTGCGCCGCGACCCCTCCGCCGCCGACACCTTCCCGCAGGACGTGGTGGAACTGCAGGGCTACCTGACCGGCGAGTCGCGCATCCCCGGCGTCGACGCCATCCCGGGCAAGGGCACCGACGTGCCGCTCTACATCCTCGGTTCGTCGCTGTTCGGCGCGAAGCTCGCGGCGGCGCTGGGCCTGCCCTACTCCTTCGCCTCGCACTTCGCCCCGGCCGCGCTGGAGGACGCCGTCGCCGCCTACCGCCGCGAGTTCACGCCTTCCGAGCGGCACAGCGAGCCCTACGTCATCGCCGGTGTCAACGCCACCGCCGCCGACACCTCCGAGCAGGCGGCCGAGGAGTCGCGCCTGGCCAAGCGGCGCATGGCCCAGCAGCTGCTCGGACGCGGGCGCACGCTGACCGCCGAGCAGGCCGACGCCGCGCTGGACTCACCCGCCGGGCGGCAGGTGATGCAGATGGCGACCTACTCGGCGGTGGGCGACCCGGCGGAGGTCGGGGAGTACCTGGAGTGGTTCGCCGGCCACGCACATGCCGACGAGCTGATCGTCGCGCCGCAGGCGGGCTCGCTCGACGGCCGGCTGCGCACGCTGGAACTCGTCGCCAAGGCCATGGACCTCCCGGCGGACTGA
- a CDS encoding TIGR03086 family metal-binding protein produces MSTIPDLEPVANRMREAAQGVRDGELDAPTPCEDMSVGDLLDHVLSLSEAFRRAAEKTSTTAQTPPQPSVKNLPADWRAELDRRLDALVAAWRDPDAWQGTTAAGGIELSGEAAGTVALNELLLHGWDLARATDQSYIGDPASVEVSHSFVSQVPADDPNARAGLFGPVVPVPSEAPLLDRVLGLSGRHPDWTPPLP; encoded by the coding sequence ATGAGCACGATCCCGGACCTGGAGCCCGTGGCGAACCGGATGAGGGAGGCGGCCCAAGGGGTGCGCGACGGCGAACTGGACGCGCCCACGCCCTGCGAGGACATGTCGGTGGGCGATCTGCTCGACCACGTCCTCTCGCTGAGCGAGGCGTTCCGCCGCGCGGCCGAGAAGACCTCGACCACCGCCCAGACGCCGCCGCAGCCCTCGGTGAAGAACCTGCCCGCCGACTGGCGTGCCGAGCTGGACCGCCGCCTGGACGCACTCGTGGCGGCCTGGCGCGATCCCGACGCCTGGCAGGGCACCACGGCCGCCGGCGGCATCGAGCTCAGCGGCGAGGCCGCCGGCACGGTGGCGCTCAACGAGTTGCTGCTGCACGGCTGGGATCTGGCCCGGGCCACCGACCAGTCCTACATCGGCGACCCGGCCAGCGTGGAGGTCAGCCACTCCTTCGTCTCCCAGGTGCCCGCCGACGACCCCAACGCGCGGGCGGGCCTGTTCGGCCCGGTGGTGCCGGTGCCGTCCGAGGCGCCGCTGCTCGACCGCGTCCTGGGCCTGAGCGGCCGCCACCCCGACTGGACCCCGCCACTGCCCTGA
- a CDS encoding zinc-dependent alcohol dehydrogenase — MRAVTWQGVEDVRVQDVADPAIERPTDAVVEVTSTAICGSDLHLYSPLGVFMEPGDILGHESMGVVRETGSEVTGVRTGDRVVMPFNISCGHCHMCSRGCFAQCETTQVREYGNGASLFGYTKLYGHVPGGQAEYLRVPQAHFGPIRVPEGPPDERFLFLSDVLPTAWQAVVFADVPQGGSVAVVGLGPIGQMAARIARYQGAGEVFGLDTVPERLRMAERHGITTVDTGAEDDPVGFVRDRTDGRGPHSVIDAVGMESHGAPLGKAAQSMAQLLPDGVAEKLIERAGVDRLAALHLCFDLVRRCGTVSISGVYGGQADPMPMMELFDKGVQIRMGQAHVRRWTDDILPLLTDADADPLGVDDLVTHTVPLDQAPAAYEKFQHKRDGAIKMVLRPGAAA; from the coding sequence ATGCGAGCCGTGACGTGGCAGGGCGTGGAGGACGTGCGGGTGCAGGACGTTGCGGATCCCGCGATCGAACGGCCGACGGACGCGGTGGTCGAGGTGACCTCCACCGCGATCTGCGGTTCGGACCTGCACCTCTACTCACCCCTGGGGGTGTTCATGGAGCCCGGCGACATCCTCGGCCATGAGTCCATGGGCGTGGTGCGCGAAACGGGGTCCGAGGTCACCGGCGTGCGGACCGGGGACCGGGTGGTGATGCCCTTCAACATCTCCTGCGGGCACTGCCACATGTGCAGCCGCGGCTGCTTCGCCCAATGCGAGACGACCCAGGTGCGCGAGTACGGCAACGGCGCCTCGCTGTTCGGCTACACGAAGCTGTACGGCCACGTGCCCGGGGGCCAGGCGGAGTACCTGCGCGTGCCCCAGGCGCACTTCGGCCCGATCCGGGTGCCCGAAGGGCCGCCCGACGAGCGTTTCCTGTTCCTCTCGGACGTGCTGCCCACCGCCTGGCAGGCGGTGGTCTTCGCCGACGTCCCCCAGGGCGGCTCGGTCGCCGTGGTGGGGCTGGGGCCCATCGGGCAGATGGCCGCGCGCATCGCCCGCTATCAGGGCGCCGGCGAGGTCTTCGGACTGGACACGGTGCCCGAGCGGCTGCGGATGGCCGAGCGGCACGGCATCACAACCGTCGACACCGGCGCCGAGGACGACCCCGTCGGATTCGTGCGCGACCGCACGGACGGACGCGGCCCGCACTCGGTGATCGACGCTGTGGGCATGGAGTCCCACGGCGCCCCGCTGGGCAAGGCCGCCCAGAGCATGGCCCAGCTGCTGCCCGACGGCGTGGCGGAGAAGCTCATCGAGCGCGCCGGGGTCGACCGCCTCGCCGCGCTGCACCTGTGCTTCGACCTGGTGCGCCGCTGCGGGACGGTGTCCATCAGCGGCGTCTACGGCGGCCAGGCCGATCCCATGCCGATGATGGAGCTCTTCGACAAGGGCGTGCAGATCCGTATGGGCCAGGCCCACGTGCGCCGCTGGACCGACGACATCCTCCCCTTGCTGACCGACGCCGACGCCGATCCGCTGGGCGTGGACGACCTGGTCACCCACACCGTGCCGCTGGATCAGGCGCCCGCGGCCTACGAGAAGTTCCAGCACAAGCGCGACGGCGCGATCAAGATGGTGCTGCGGCCCGGCGCCGCGGCCTGA
- a CDS encoding SDR family NAD(P)-dependent oxidoreductase, whose translation MRPRTTAAVGAAAAAAAAGAAAWSNRRPVPDISGRTALVTGGSRGLGLLIARELGRAGARVLVVARDGAALDDAVADLRGEGIDAFGLACDLADASEVAALSARVHAEFGGVDVLVNNAGVIRVGPAAAMSEDDVAQAMDVMFWGPFRLTRELLPGLRERGGHVVTITSIGGRVSVPHLLPYSAAKFAEVALSRGLDAETAGSGVRFTTAVPGLMRTGSHVGAEFTGAPQAEYSWFALAASLPLLSMDAERAARAVVSGALRGRRHLILTPAARLAVVADGLSPGLVQASMRLTARLLPHGASGGVRTGGEAKRGTGALLDTLTRLNDAASRRFNQIPGRRGHGAVGATVPRERDQRQGSGQSP comes from the coding sequence ATGCGTCCGAGGACGACGGCGGCCGTCGGCGCGGCCGCCGCGGCCGCCGCGGCGGGAGCCGCCGCATGGTCGAACCGGCGGCCCGTTCCCGACATCAGCGGCCGGACCGCGCTGGTCACCGGCGGCTCGCGCGGCCTCGGCCTGCTCATCGCCCGCGAGCTGGGGCGGGCCGGGGCGCGCGTGCTGGTGGTGGCGCGCGACGGAGCCGCGCTCGACGACGCCGTCGCCGACCTCCGCGGCGAAGGGATCGACGCCTTCGGCCTGGCCTGCGATCTGGCCGACGCCTCGGAGGTCGCGGCGCTGTCGGCGCGGGTCCACGCCGAGTTCGGCGGAGTGGACGTCCTCGTCAACAACGCCGGCGTGATCCGCGTCGGACCGGCGGCGGCGATGTCGGAGGACGACGTCGCCCAGGCGATGGACGTCATGTTCTGGGGGCCGTTCCGCCTCACCCGCGAACTGCTGCCCGGGCTGCGGGAACGCGGCGGGCACGTCGTCACCATCACCTCGATCGGCGGCAGAGTCAGCGTCCCGCACCTGCTGCCCTACTCCGCCGCCAAGTTCGCCGAGGTCGCGCTGTCCCGCGGGCTCGACGCGGAGACGGCCGGCAGCGGCGTCCGCTTCACCACCGCGGTGCCCGGTCTGATGCGCACCGGCTCGCACGTCGGCGCGGAGTTCACCGGAGCGCCGCAGGCGGAGTACTCCTGGTTCGCACTCGCGGCGAGCCTGCCGCTGCTGTCGATGGACGCCGAGCGCGCGGCCCGCGCCGTCGTCTCGGGTGCGCTGCGGGGGCGGCGGCACCTGATCCTGACTCCGGCGGCGCGCCTGGCGGTGGTCGCCGACGGGCTCAGCCCCGGCCTGGTGCAGGCGTCGATGCGCCTGACGGCCCGGCTGCTGCCGCACGGGGCGTCCGGCGGCGTGCGGACCGGGGGAGAGGCCAAACGCGGCACCGGGGCGCTGCTGGACACGCTGACGCGCCTCAACGACGCCGCGTCCCGGCGGTTCAACCAGATCCCCGGCCGGCGCGGGCACGGCGCCGTCGGCGCGACCGTCCCGCGCGAACGCGACCAGCGACAGGGCAGCGGGCAGAGCCCCTGA
- a CDS encoding hemerythrin domain-containing protein, giving the protein MVENTTDRDLIEVIVSDHREVENVFTQLEQGQGDPAQRKEMVDHVITELVRHSVAEEQYMYPAARRTLPDGDEIADHEIDEHAEAERVMKELSGLGPGDDRFEELLSTLMSDIRHHVEDEEQDLLPRLRQACGKEELRDLGGKILRAKERAPTRPHPKAPDTPPANRILDPGAGLVDRMRDAVGGRR; this is encoded by the coding sequence ATGGTTGAGAACACTACGGACAGGGACCTCATCGAGGTGATCGTCTCCGACCACCGCGAGGTCGAGAACGTCTTCACCCAGCTGGAGCAGGGCCAAGGCGACCCCGCCCAGCGCAAGGAGATGGTCGATCACGTCATCACCGAGCTGGTGCGCCACTCGGTGGCCGAGGAGCAGTACATGTACCCGGCGGCGCGCCGGACGCTCCCCGACGGCGACGAGATCGCCGACCACGAGATCGACGAGCACGCCGAAGCCGAACGGGTCATGAAGGAGCTGTCCGGGCTCGGCCCCGGCGACGACCGGTTCGAGGAACTGCTCAGCACGCTGATGTCCGACATCCGCCACCACGTGGAGGACGAGGAGCAGGACCTGCTGCCGCGGCTGCGCCAGGCGTGCGGCAAGGAGGAACTGCGGGATCTCGGCGGCAAGATCCTGCGGGCAAAGGAGCGGGCGCCGACGCGCCCGCACCCGAAGGCGCCCGACACGCCGCCCGCCAACCGCATCCTCGACCCCGGCGCGGGCCTGGTCGACCGCATGCGCGACGCGGTCGGCGGACGGCGCTAA
- a CDS encoding SDR family oxidoreductase gives MSQHPPAQQQRHPGETGPMEPRPRDEMADYTGRDLLANKKALVSGGDSGIGRAVCAAFAKEGADVAIGYLSEDADAEHTAGLVRNEDRSSLLIRGDVADEQHCTDMVERTAREFGRIDVLVAHAATQQPVSDFAELSTEQLRRTFEVNVFGVFWTLRAAAPYLAPDASIVITGSVNALRGNKSLIDYSASKAAVHNLTYSLAQHYVQESIRVNCVAPGPVWTPLIPSTLSEDRVEGFGGQAPVGRAADPDEIAPSYVFFASNRLSSYYTGEVLAPTGGEIRAG, from the coding sequence ATGAGCCAGCACCCACCCGCACAGCAGCAGCGCCATCCCGGCGAGACGGGTCCCATGGAGCCCCGGCCCCGCGACGAGATGGCCGACTACACCGGACGCGACCTGCTGGCGAACAAGAAGGCCTTGGTCAGCGGGGGCGATTCGGGGATCGGGCGCGCCGTGTGCGCCGCTTTCGCCAAGGAGGGCGCCGACGTGGCGATCGGGTATCTCAGCGAGGACGCCGACGCCGAGCACACCGCCGGCCTCGTCCGGAACGAGGACCGCAGCAGCCTGCTCATCCGCGGCGACGTCGCCGACGAGCAGCACTGCACCGACATGGTCGAGCGCACCGCGCGCGAGTTCGGCCGCATCGACGTGCTGGTGGCCCACGCCGCCACCCAGCAGCCCGTCTCCGACTTCGCCGAGCTCAGCACGGAGCAGCTGCGCCGCACGTTCGAGGTGAACGTCTTCGGCGTCTTCTGGACGCTGCGGGCGGCGGCTCCCTACCTGGCGCCGGACGCCTCCATCGTCATCACGGGCTCGGTCAACGCGCTGCGCGGCAACAAGTCGCTGATCGACTACTCGGCGAGCAAGGCGGCCGTGCACAACCTGACCTACTCGCTGGCCCAGCACTATGTGCAGGAGAGCATCCGGGTGAACTGCGTGGCGCCGGGGCCCGTGTGGACTCCGCTCATCCCCTCCACGCTGAGCGAGGACCGCGTGGAGGGCTTCGGCGGCCAGGCGCCCGTCGGCCGCGCCGCCGACCCCGACGAGATCGCCCCTTCCTATGTCTTCTTCGCCAGCAACCGGCTGTCGTCCTACTACACCGGCGAGGTGCTGGCGCCCACCGGCGGCGAGATCCGGGCCGGCTGA
- a CDS encoding DUF2795 domain-containing protein, protein MAQPTFIEVQKALAGADYPSSRDELVQHAKTRQADQGVVDALQHLPRQQYGGPDEVSRDIAEATGESEG, encoded by the coding sequence ATGGCGCAACCGACGTTCATCGAGGTCCAGAAGGCGCTCGCCGGCGCGGATTACCCGTCCTCGCGCGACGAGCTGGTCCAGCACGCCAAGACCCGGCAGGCCGACCAGGGCGTGGTCGACGCGCTGCAGCACCTGCCGCGGCAGCAGTACGGCGGCCCCGACGAGGTCAGCCGCGACATCGCCGAGGCCACCGGAGAGTCCGAGGGATGA
- a CDS encoding multidrug effflux MFS transporter, protein MILVLGALVALAPLTIDLYLPALPDIGEDLGATSSAVQLTLTGTLLGLGLGQLLIGPLSDTVGRRFPLIAGTGLHIAASLLCLVAPNIAVLGALRVVQGVGAAAAMVVALAVVRDLFSGRAAATTLSRLMLVMGAAPILAPSLGSAVLLTGTWRAVFAALAALGTVLLLVAVLALRETLPPERRRAGEVRPVLRTYGSLLTDRDFVIMVLVASLGMSALFSYVSGASFVLQEQYGLDQQQFGLVFGAGAIAVIGASQLNVVVLNHITPRRTVLFALVAAAVMGVVLTAVAFTGAGGLVGFMIPLWLMLFAVGFVMPNAPALALSAHGEAAGTAAALLGAGQFGLGALIAPLVGLLGNDGPAMALTMTGGAFVALALLAVSLLSGRRARRAAAPA, encoded by the coding sequence GTGATCCTCGTCCTCGGGGCGCTCGTCGCCCTCGCCCCACTGACCATCGACCTGTACCTGCCCGCGCTGCCCGACATCGGCGAGGACCTGGGGGCGACCTCCTCGGCGGTGCAGCTGACGCTCACAGGCACGCTGCTCGGCTTGGGCCTGGGCCAGCTGCTCATCGGGCCGCTGTCGGACACCGTCGGCCGCAGGTTCCCGCTGATCGCGGGGACCGGGCTGCACATCGCCGCCTCGCTGCTCTGCCTGGTCGCGCCCAACATCGCGGTGCTGGGGGCGCTGCGCGTCGTCCAGGGCGTGGGGGCGGCCGCGGCGATGGTGGTCGCCCTGGCCGTGGTGCGTGACCTGTTCAGCGGCCGCGCCGCGGCGACGACGCTGTCGCGGCTGATGCTGGTCATGGGCGCGGCGCCGATCCTCGCGCCGAGCCTGGGCAGTGCGGTCCTGCTCACCGGCACGTGGCGGGCCGTGTTCGCCGCCCTGGCGGCGCTCGGCACGGTGCTGCTGCTGGTGGCGGTGCTGGCGCTGCGGGAGACCCTACCGCCGGAGCGCCGGCGGGCCGGGGAGGTGCGGCCGGTCCTGCGCACCTACGGCTCGCTGCTCACCGACCGCGACTTCGTGATCATGGTCCTCGTGGCGTCGCTGGGCATGTCGGCCCTGTTCTCCTACGTCTCCGGGGCCTCGTTCGTGCTCCAGGAGCAGTACGGGCTCGACCAGCAGCAGTTCGGGCTCGTCTTCGGCGCCGGAGCGATCGCGGTCATCGGTGCGTCCCAGCTCAACGTGGTCGTGCTGAACCACATCACGCCGCGGCGCACCGTACTGTTCGCGCTCGTGGCGGCGGCGGTCATGGGAGTCGTGCTGACTGCCGTGGCCTTCACCGGAGCCGGCGGCCTGGTCGGCTTCATGATCCCGCTGTGGCTCATGCTGTTCGCGGTCGGGTTCGTGATGCCCAACGCGCCGGCGCTGGCGCTATCGGCCCACGGCGAGGCCGCGGGGACGGCGGCGGCGCTGCTGGGTGCGGGCCAGTTCGGCCTCGGGGCGCTCATCGCGCCGCTGGTCGGCCTGCTGGGCAACGACGGCCCGGCGATGGCGCTGACCATGACCGGCGGCGCGTTCGTCGCCCTGGCACTGCTGGCGGTCTCGCTGCTGAGCGGGCGCCGTGCCCGGCGCGCCGCGGCGCCCGCCTGA